ACTTAGTATGCAAAAATTTCTCAACActgtatatatatttggaaaGCAATTTAAGACTATTTGAGCTAAGGTGTCTTAGTGTTTGGTGCCATGAGGTGAATACAAATGAAGTAAAATGTAATAAAGAAGGGGATTGAAACTCCAAATATATGAAGAATAAAGGTCATCATGTGATTTACCCACTTTAATTGTCTTGCTTTGGAATTGGTCTTGTAGAAAACAAGAGTCAATAGAAAAAACAAGTAATTTTCATGATGAACTAATTTACTTACTAAACTTAAATTGAATCGAAAGCTTGACACACAagtaacattaaataaaatgataaaagatgTTAATTGCATACTCTCTATATGTTAATAGGGGCATTTGTTCCATTTGGCAATTTCACAATTGAAGAGATTAGTTTGGTTTGAAAGAAACAAGATGGAGAACTAACCATCTGATTCGTAGCTTTGGAGTTTATGATCTAAGAACTGGTATAAGGGGAAAAGACATTTAGAATAGTACATTTTAAGTTGCAACGGGACCAAAGTCacctaaataattttctttggaTTGTAAAATTAAATGCAACTGTTCACATTGTTTTGATGTCATTGGCATAGGCTTTCAAGAATCATTGTCAGGTGGTTGGTCATAGATCACAAATTTGTGACCCATTAACTTTAGAACATCTTTTTTCAAGATCCAGTTATTTATGATGAAACAACATTCATGATCCAAGAGAAAACCATGTCATCACATTGTTTTCATTGTTCAAAATTCGAACCTATCATCAAtgatttaaacaatttttcatccacaaaacatatttaaacatGACTTTACTCTAAACAATATGGTTTTATCCATTTAATGacaaagaaaccaaaattgTCCTTGGGGTATATGAGGAATGAGGATGATAATGATTCATAGATTCAACTTTTATGAAAAAGTCTCCATGATAAGAATGAATAGTGGTGAGCGAACGATGCTTGAATGaagaataagagaaaaaaaatttcaaaaccgctttgataccatgataaaaaagatcaaacaaaacaatattattgatTTAGTATCACATTACTACACATACTTTACTTACAATTAAAGTCTAGTATTATGAAGAATTATAGGGAATAATAGCAagtattggtttttttatttaaatcaagGATTAACTTTCCATCCTTTCGTACATGCATTCTTTTCATACTCATTTTTAAGAATCTAATATTGATTTTATCCGACATTCCAATCGTGATCAAATCTCGTAAAAACACTTTGAAAGAAAAGTGTAAAAGGGGTAAAAGTGATTTCATCGAGCTCCAcatgaaaatagatttatatAAGAGGAAAGAAACTCCCATGTGATTAAAGGATGTTACTTGATGTTTTTAACCTTTAATTAACAGCTTAGGcaaagtttgaatttttatcTAATGAGTGACAAGGGTCTTAGGTTTCGTACTTTTTGATTCCTTAGACACTACTTTTTACAAGTCCACCATGTACTTACACATTGGTATTGTTGCATTCCTATACTTTCTTACTCCCTAATAAACCctaaattgatttattggacttgattttatttttatatattttttaataaatttctaaaggaacaaaaatagtgaataattttgaaagatttaTCATCCATTTGAGTGATGAGTGAGCAAAGAAAGACATGCATGTATGATTTTTCAAGCAAATGGTCATAATAGTCATTTCCATTGTTtttctataatgtttttttctttctagatttgtaaattttattattaaccTTTTAGATATAATATTACTCTAAAAATATTTAcccatttttattaaatgaaattcaaataaaataaattataaaataaatttaatatcaaattatatattaaaatattaatataagctCTTTTAGTCcatgtattaaaattttaaatttctaaataatgaaattaaaaaaataaagaaatttttttatagttgacaaggtgttttttttttttaaagttacagTTGATAATGTTTTAGGTCTATTTGACAACtttttcaagaattgtttttgctttccaaaaaaaatagaaaacactttgataataaaaaactattttttgtttttttattttcaagaccGAAAAATAAATCGAGTGTTTCTAGAGGGCGTGTTTTAGTTTTATTCACttgaaagttgttttaaaaattaattataaaaataaagctatagatatataaaaaaaattaaaaatagattaaaaatatttcaaattttcaaatatattttgttttatataatattatagaatagttttcaaaaactgtttttagaaattattttttcataactgtTTTGTAAACGGTTGCCAAatagtaaataattttatttttccttttttagctttttttgtttcaatccctttcatttttccattttctgaCAATTGAAGTATTACTGGAAACTCTCTTTTTGAGAGCCAACTTCCAAAATGCTCTGCAGATCTGCGCCCTTTTCTACCGCTGAGGACCACTTCAGCAAAATACATAAGAAAGTAGGGGGCAGAAGAAGAATATTACAAATTTCAGGGGTATTGGTGCAAAgaaccaccattttttttctaatttcggTTTCCAATCCAACGCCCCTCGAGTCAGTCAGCTTCTTTTATCTCTCTCttcccctctctttctctctcgtTCACCGGACTCCGGCGACATGTTCGACGGGAAAAGTTTTCTGGCGTATTCTCCTGAAATTCGATAGCTGAGATCCGATCAATCCTCTATAGTTGCCGGTATGCACCTGAAAGTTTCTTCTTCTCATCAATTTTATCCGGCGACTTCTATCCGTCATTAATTCTCTCTCCGGTATCCTCCATTTTTCGACGGCGAGATCCGACCAATTACCTCCGTCTGATTGGGATCCGAACGTCTTGCTAGAGGTTAGATTTGGATCGAACAATAACTCTGCAAGTTTGATCTGATTTCTcgttgatttttgtttgaatataTGCTCAGCTCATATTCTGGCATTAGTCTTTTTAAATAACTCTGTACGGATTGGTTGGAAACAGTCGTTAATTTCTCCGGAGGTTGAATTTCTGGAATTCAGAAATTTCTCCGGAGATTGGACGATGAATTCGATGGCTTTGTGAATACAAAAATTTGCGCTTATTTCGTTATATATTTCTCATTGTAATAGGTTCGATGCTGAGCACGATACGGATATGGATTTATATGATTGATTTGGTCGATTGatggataaaataaatagatggaGAATGTTGGCCTGCAAATATCTGAACCTTTCCTCCGACTATTGGGAACGTGAGCGAGAGTTGCGGCATAGCGTCAATGATGTCCCTTCAGCTTGTTGTTTGTTTGCAAAATTGGTATAATTTTCTCGGAGCATGGTAAAGATCTGTTAATATGTTCTCAGAGAGCTTTAGATTGAAGAAACTGTTACAtcatttatatatgaaaaataaatcttgCTAGGATTATTTTTTGGGGAAAGAAGAAATGGAAACTAATCTCTCAAATATGAGGTCGAAGAGACGAGTCTATGATGGATGTGGTCAAATAGAAACAAATGGTTCTCTTCTCCCTGGTCTTTGTGATGATGTGGCGTTGAAATGTCTAGCTTTGGCTTGTAGATCTGATTATGCTTCATTATCATGCCTCAACACAAGGTTTAATAAGTTGATCAAAAGTGGGAATTTATATGGAGAGCGGAAGGTCTTAGGAATTGCGGAGCATTGGGTGTATTTGGTTTGTGACCTGAGGGGATGGGAGGCATTTGATGCCATGAGAAAGAAATGGATGAAATTGCCCAAAATCCCCTGTGATGAGTGTTTCAACCATGCAGATAAGGAGTCATTAGCTGTGGGCAGTGAATTGCTGGTCTTTGGCCGTGAATTTTATGATTTTGCGATTTGGAAGTATAGTTTAGTTAGAGGCAATTGGATCAAATGTCAAGGAATGAATCTCCCTCGTTGTTTGTTTGGGTCAAGTAGCCTTGGTTCCATAGCTATTGTTGCAGGTGGAAGTGATAAGAGCGGGAATGTCTTGAAATCAGCAGAATTATATGACTCTTCGTCGGGTAGATGGGAAATGTTACCCAACATGCACTCCCCTCGCAGATTGTGCTCTGGTTTTTTCATGGATGGGAAATTCTATGTGATTGGCGGGATGACAAGTCCTACTGATTCATTAACTTGTGGAGAGGAGTTTGATCTTAAGACTAGGGAATGGAGGAAAATAGAGGGAATGTATCCAAATGTCAATAGAGCTGCTCAGGCACCTCCTCTTGTGGCAGTTGTGGATAACCAGTTATATGCAGTTGAGTATTTAACAAACATGGTGAAGAAGTATGACAAGGAGAAGAACACATGGGATGTGTTGGGAAGGCTTCCAGTCAGGGCTGATTTGTCAAATGGTTGGGGCCTGGCTTTCAAGGCATGTGGGGAGCAACTTCTGGTTGTGGGTGGGCAAAGGGGACCAGAAGGTGAAGCTGTTGTGCTGAACTCTTGGCATCCAAAGTCAGGGGTCAAGGATGGCACATTGGATTGGAAGGTTATTGGTGTGAAGGAACATGTGGGGGTTTTCGTCTACAACTGTGCTGTCATGGGTTGTTAAGAATTCGGTCTTTAGATTGACTCAACAGGAGGAACAGGTATCTGCCATCTTGCCTGGCCTTTTAGGTTGCTTCCTGCTCATTTATCTGATTGACTAGAATAGATATTGTTGAGACAGCCTCTCTCAAGCTGAGAActtgttccttttcttttaacattACTGTATTTGGATGTGTTCCTTATTTCCATGACCCTGCAAGTCTCTTTTCTGTCAAGAGGTCACTCTGGCAATGGTCTGCtctcttatcttatttttcaagTGATGTTTCAGATCCACATCCAAACTTTTCATACGAATAAATTGAAAAGCTTTATTGTTTCATGTTTTGAAGTTCATTCTTTGTTTATTGTTTACTGTCCTTTCCATTTTCATAGTTTGTTCCAGTGACTTCATGCTCCTTACTGTTGGTGCTTGGAAATAGAACAATGACTACTATGAATTTTGCGGCTTCAGACTTTGTGCTCTAAGCTTCATCTTGTCACAACCGTTCATTCATTTTACTAGTGGATTAAACATTTTTCCCCTCTGCAAGAAATTAATTTCTAGGCCTCTACAAGGCACAGATCCGGTGTAAAAGCTTTGATATTCCATACATTCTAGTAGGTTGTGGCATTTATATTGTCGTTTGTGGCTTCAGGTGGGTAAAGAACTCATCTAGTGCTTGGTAAAGTCCTGAGTCCAAAATGCACATCCTTTGGGGAGTTCTTAAATTCATTTAGGCTAGTCAGACTTTTGCTTACATTGGTATAGATGCTTGAATGGTAAATCTCAGGTTAAATCTGGTGGAAAAGAGGCACTTGTCATCCTCATTCCCAGTGGTAGTTTCCAGGGGCAAAAACAGCCTAAGTTAGTTGGATGGAtgtgtatttattatttttatattgatgctGATCTTCTCTCctgccttttattttttttaatcctgcAAGATTGTTGTACTGGCTCTTCTCAGGTCATCAAAGtgcaaaatgattttttttttagtttgtctTCTTGGTGGTATTGGGAACCCTGGTGAGCATGATTCTCCTCTCTGAGTATTATTCTGAGAGGTGTTGTAATCCTACCCTATGCATATGTTCCGGATTATTATTCCAAATTCCACTGACTTCTTTTCATTCTTAGCAACTCAAATGCTGTCATACTTCTCTATTAGCTCATCATGGATCGGATTCGCAGTTTCATAAATGGATGCAAATCCACTTTATCTGCAATCTTAGCTCTGTATTATTGAATAATGACATTCTCTTTCAATGTACTTAAATGCCTTATCCTTGGTCACCATTTTGGATTTGGGAATTATTAATATTCCTTTTCAAAGGCATCCGACAGTGCCTGCAAAAATGACTACGTCTaagttctttaaaataatttccaacaaatttTGGATTATATGCTTGCATTTGGAAAGAGTGCATTCTTTTTGGATACTATTTGAAACGAGTCCAATTTGGCTGCTCATAGGGGTCAGTCATTCATGCACCTTTGGTAGTTTGATTGATTTTCCCAAGACATCAACCAAAACGTAGGTTGAATTTGTTGATTCTCACTTCATTTTCACCTTTGTCCCATGAGATATGATTGTTAATCACAGGGAAAAGGGTTATGAATCGTGCTAAATGAACTTATCATTTCCAAACGATATATGGCTGGGTATGGCTGGATATGGCTGGATACAGATTGTTTTTGTATATAGTCGAAATTACTCATAAAGCATACAATGATTCTAGGAAATTCATCATTTGAAAACCTAACAGGAAACCCCTCCGATGGTGATCTTTTGAGAGGTTATCTGTGGACTTTGCGTTTCTTTCTCAACTTCCTTTTTGGATGACGGCCTAACACCTTTGCTTATCCCTTGGTTTGTTTGATGTCTAACTCAAACGCGCATTCATTGACTTGTCCatcttttttttaagtaaagGCTCGAAAGAGAGAGGGAAGattgatagaaataaaaacaaaacaaaaacgaGGACAAAGACGGGGACACGTGATGTTAGTTAAAGGAAAATAGAGCAAGTGATAGCAGCTTCTTGGGTCCGAGTTGTGAAGAGTGAGGACTTTTCCTTTGTTGGGTTTTGTGTGTTCCTCACGCAATTTCCTGCTTCAGGCCAATCTTATTCTCATCCATGGCCTCAGAAAgagtttccaaaaaaattttaaaaaagaaaaaaaataaaaaggttgaaAACTTGACTCCTACCtctttccatttattttgtCTAGTGCCCCCAAAGCTACGCCAATGACCCACTGTCTCCTTCTCTGAGCTGGGGTCATGCCCAACATCCTTTCAACTTTAGAAAGGATTTATTATTAGAAATCGTAACTATAGAAATCTAGTTTTATGGTCTAAGATCATgcttaatgattttttttttttttttctgttttaatttgtttactttctcatgttttttgaattttgctttattttaggTGATTTGTAAAATTCCATTTAgatcttcaatttgattttgaaatttcagaATTATGTATGAGGTGTAggatattgttttttaaaataatattttttatataaaaagtaaaaaattcttatacaaatagtataaatttattttatattcttaaaaattattttaaaatttgagatatttaaagttttttttaattatttttgtaaaaaacatTAGATTTTTGGAAGAATTGTGTTTTCAACCCACTTACATTTGATAATTAAGTTAAGGTCTTCCAACTACCCATAATTGATTATaaggatatgaaataataattgataaaaataccctttaactcatttttgtctttattttaccACTCTTCACATGCCATTATTAGcaaattctcttttatttaaccatttttaaaattttcaatatattttttaaactctttcataaataattgaaaattcaatattattttctagttttaaattataaataaacaaaaattatactaatgattcaaatactattttggaaaatactttttttaaaaatattaatttaaataaataaaattatattttacattttagaagtaaataatttaatgattaaaacactatttaaaataaatatattcactattttcttttcttttatactaaaaagtattttaaagtttttttttttactattataaaataaaaagtttaattttttttaatcttctttctttcttattttagtaACTTTTTAAACATGacttttaataataagttatatgaaatgttgcaaatttatttactaaggatttttttaatgatttgaattaattgaaaatttattaaaataaaaaaagaaaaaaaagaaaaataatggatggatagtttttattttagatacctaattaaaatgttttcgtatgatctaattttaaaagtgtatatatatacctagtagaaattgaatttttcttatataaaaaggttgaaaggtatatttactcattttagatgaaaacaagtagttaaaatTTATGTAGATTATGCTTgagtttgatttaaaaatatttttctagtttttattttttattttttatttttatttttaaaaataatttttatttttatattttctctttttgaaaatacatttaattaaaaaatgaaaaccttgtttactactattttttttatatgaaattaataaaaagaattaaattttatttattcatttattgtgtcattgtacaatggtattacactaactgtacaaggaaaatgtactaagtgtataagggtgtacaagactactctttatgaaagatttcaattgattctaaaccatttttttatttttcttatcatccacGAATTGTACACATATgttatgcactttatttaattctcatatggaaattccaataactttcccaataatgatatttgggggaaaaaaaatgatcctAAGTCATCTATCAttttctcaactaaaccattggaaatatgATTAAACACACATGGAAATTTCAATACTTtcctctgaaaaaaaaaatttgatcctaagttctccaccattttctcaattaaaccattggaaatatgATTAAACACACATGCCCAATATTTTTCCTAGTAATGATATTTAGGAAACAAAATTTCATCATAaatcatccaccattttctcaactaaaccattgaaaatatgattgaaCACACTATATGGACACATAACTTATaagggatatgaaatttgtgctaCTGTACgagggtattacactaattgtacaatggaaatatactaagtgtacaagaccatcctttataaaagatttcaattgattttgaataactcctttatttttcttgtcacccAAGGGTCGTATACCTATgtcatgtactttatttaactttcacatgaaaattccaatatttcctCAATAATGATATTcgggaaaattttttttaccctaagtcatccaccatttttccaaccaaaccattgaaaacataGTTAACACACCTGCATGGACACATAATTTAGGAAGGATATGAAATATGTGTCACTATACAAGAGTATTACATTAATTATATAAGGGAAATATGTCAAGTATACAATGATGTACAAGACTCTTAATAggttttgtatgatttttaaacaacttgaatttaacattaagacgattattgataggatttttttttaccaaattatGCCATTAACACcttccctacaaaaattaatacataagaaataaaattaaaatcaatcatgtttgaattgttcattataagtaaactaaatgaaatatatatttttactattttgtttttataaacataatttcattgtgtggaccccgtattttagctcatgcgcttccactcgatggtaagctcgatttttatttcgaaaaatgatttttattggttaagaaaatgaccaggagtcgctacttatttttattttatttttaaagggtaaacaaaataagaaagaaaaactctaagtgtgactccttattttggaaaagatggtCTACGAAAAAAAACCGGATTGagtttgggggtcaggttacttatcgggaaggtacggtaaagaccgtaacacccctctaagttcttaaagtcgggtctctactaataaaatgaagttgtaGTGGCAATTGAAgtggaaatcaatgaatactcagaatgatcatgcacgtgagagaatcaaaacactcaataaAGAATCGTCCGAAGTGAGAACGGGGCATACCTTGGCATCGATCGATTAATGCACTATCAAGAAATAgggttagtacacaattaaaagaataatctcatgcatgtcacaGAGCAGAATGAATCAATcatgtgtgataatcaaatcaatcaatcaatcaatcataaaatcacttatgtagGGCCCTCACCACAACCcattattttgcatgaattaatatcatatattctattgttccaaaattatgaaaaactcattcatgcttattaaaatgaagaggagtagaagattgtttgaaaaccagaatggaattaaaactatttgagagaaaatcggatttttaaaatttatttgaaaaattggagtctcgaagattatttgaaaattggagttttagagtttatttgaatatcagacttttagaaattaaatgtgagaatgagaattatagaaattaaatttgaaagatattggaattttgaaaatgatttgagagttcgggatttaaaaaaaattaaattacgaaaattgggaccttggaaattaaattttgaaagaaattagaattgaaagttatttgagaagcagaaactatggaaattgaattataaaaattggaaatcttggaaatcattcgaaggcagaatttttagaaataatgaataaaataatagtgataatgataataataagtaatgagataaatatgagaATTGGAGCAtaggaaactgaaaattaagttctaAAATTAGAGAAATGGAATTTCAGAGAACTACATTTGGAAATCAGAAATTTGAGGAactatttaaagatggaattttaaataaatgaataagtgaataaataaatgaatgaaataatgatGACGAagtaataatgattggataaatactTGCGGAAGTTAGGGgtttcaaaaattggaaattggacTTAGGGATTGGACATTTGATGAATTACTTAGggatggaattttaaatgaaCGAACaactgaataaataaatgagtaaaataacgaaaataataataattggatAAATAATCACGAAGacggaaattttggaaattggaagttgaatttagaaatttggaaatttgaagaattatttagagaggggattttaaataagtggatgagtgaataagtaaatgaatagaataataacgatgacgaaataataaagaccaggtaaataattgcgaaagacggaatt
The sequence above is drawn from the Vitis riparia cultivar Riparia Gloire de Montpellier isolate 1030 chromosome 6, EGFV_Vit.rip_1.0, whole genome shotgun sequence genome and encodes:
- the LOC117916667 gene encoding F-box/kelch-repeat protein At5g60570: METNLSNMRSKRRVYDGCGQIETNGSLLPGLCDDVALKCLALACRSDYASLSCLNTRFNKLIKSGNLYGERKVLGIAEHWVYLVCDLRGWEAFDAMRKKWMKLPKIPCDECFNHADKESLAVGSELLVFGREFYDFAIWKYSLVRGNWIKCQGMNLPRCLFGSSSLGSIAIVAGGSDKSGNVLKSAELYDSSSGRWEMLPNMHSPRRLCSGFFMDGKFYVIGGMTSPTDSLTCGEEFDLKTREWRKIEGMYPNVNRAAQAPPLVAVVDNQLYAVEYLTNMVKKYDKEKNTWDVLGRLPVRADLSNGWGLAFKACGEQLLVVGGQRGPEGEAVVLNSWHPKSGVKDGTLDWKVIGVKEHVGVFVYNCAVMGC